Sequence from the Hamadaea flava genome:
CTACTGGCGTCAGGGCAAGGCCGAGGGCGCCTGAGGGCGCCTGAGGGCGCGTGAGTCAGATCAGGTCGGCCGGCGCCGACTCATACGCCCGGTGCAGCTCGCGCATCAGCTCGGCGTCCACCGCGTACTCGTGGTCGCCGATCCGCGTCACGGCCGCGATGCCGCGCGAGTTGGTGACGAACGCGCTGGGGAAATCGGTGAGCTGCGCCAGGCGTATCACCTGATGATGCTGGGGGAGCGCGAGCCGCGGCTGAACCACCTGGAGGGTGATCCCGCGGAGCATGGGGGCCTCGGGCCAGACGATGGCCGCGCCGTCCCAGAAGCCGACGTTGGCGATCCCGGCCTCGGCCACCGCGCCGCCCGGGGTGACGAGCAGGGCGTCGCCGAAGCCCGCGCGAGCCGCGCGCCGTCCCCAGTACGCCTGCCCGAAGTCGTTGGTGCGCTTGAGATGCGCCACGGTACGCGAGTAGTCGACGGGCAGCAGGCTGGTCGTCACGGGGGCGATGAACGGCGGGCGGACCGTGACCACCGTGGTGACCGGATCGCCCGGCTGGTCGCCGAAGTTCAGTACGCGCACCGACGCGTCGGCGAGATCGCCCAGCGCGTGCCGGATGAGCGCCCGGACGCGCTCGCCGTCGACCTTCGCGCCGAACAGCTCGTCGTCGGCCTGGGCGAGCCGGGCCAGGTGAAGGTCGAGGCCGCGGACCCGGCCGTCGCGGACCTGCATCGCGGTGAAGTGCCCGAACGGGGCGAACGCCAGCGTCTCCAACTGGGCGGGCGTCGCGGCGGCGCCGTCGACCTCGACGGTGATCAGATCCACCCGCGTCAGCCTAGTTCAGCGCGGTTGTGTTTCATGCGCGGCCTGTTCTGCTCGCGGGCTAGGTCAGTACGCGGGCTACGGCGTCCCGTGTGACGGCGCGCAACGCCTCGGTGTCGTCGAGGTCGCTGCCGACCGCGACGCCGTCGCGCAGCAGCATCAGTACGCCCGCCGCGCGATCCGGCTCCGGGTCGCCCGCGGCGGCCAGCAGCTCCCGGAAGGTCGCCCGCGTCCACACGCGCTGGGCCTCGACGATCTGGCGGACGGGATCCCGGGGATCGGGGTACTCGGCGGCGACGTTGATGAACGGGCAGCCGCGGTAGCCGGGTTCGGCACCGAACTTGATCATGAAATCGAAGATCGCGGTGATCGTCTCCTGCGGCGTCAGCGCGCGGGCGCGGACGGCGGTGAACGCCTCCCGCTGGCGGGCGTACTGCTCGTCCAGATAGGACCGGACGAGGTCGTCCTTGGCCGGGAAGTGGTGGTAGAAGGTCGCCTTCGCCACGCCGGCCTCGGCGATGATCCGGTCGACGCCGACACCGTGCACGCCCTCGCCGTAGAAGAGCGCGGTCGCGGTGTCGAGGATGCGCCGCCGGGCGGGGCTCTCCTTGACCGCTGTGCTCTCCGTGACTGTTGCCATGGCTTGACTTTACCAGACAGGTCTGTCTAGTCTCGGCTCATCGCTGGACAGACAGGTCTGTCTAGTTCCTCCTTCGAAAGGTGCGTTTCATGAGCCTGTACACCGCGGTCGCCACCTCGGCCGGTCGGGACACCCGTGCGGTGACCAGCGACGGCCGCCTCGACGTCAAGCTGGCCCTGCAGAAGGAGTTCGGCGGCGACGGCGACGGCACCAACCCCGAGCAGCTGTTCGCGGCGGGCTACGCGGCCTGCTTCATCTCCGCGCTCCAGGCCGTGGCCCGGCGGCGCCGGATCGACGCGAGCGGCAGCGCCGCCACCGCGGAAGTCGGCCTGCACGGCGAGGAGGACGGCAGCTTCCGGCTGTCCGTCGTGCTGCGGATCGAGCTGCCCGACCACCTCGCCGGCGACCCCGGCCGGGAACTGGTCGAAGCGGCCCACCAGGTGTGCCCGTATTCGAACGCGACCCGGGGCAACATCCCGGTGGAGCTGGTCATCGAGTAGCTGTCAGCGCCCGGATCTCGGCTAGGGCGTCGCCGATGCAGTCGGCCAGCTTCATGCGCTGGGTCGGCGGCTCGGCGACCCAGCGCTCGAAGCCGACCTTGAACGCGGTCACGCCCATCTCGGCCGCGAGGCTCGCCCGTGGTTCGCGTACGCCCCGGCCGCGCAGCGCCTCCCCGGCCGCGGTGGCCAAGGCGGCCAGCTTCAGCAGCTCGCGCTCCAGCAGGCTGGGGTTCGCCGCGATGACCGTCGCCCGTCGCCGGGACCAGTCGTGGCGCTCCTCCAGCATCGCTCCCGCCGTCTGTAGCGCCCCGACGACGATCTCGACGGGCGGCGTACTCGCCGGGGCGGCCGCGATCGCGGCGACCATGGCGTCCTGCAACGTGTTGGATCGGTCGAACAGCACTTCCCGCTTGTCGGTGAAGTGCCGGAAGAAGGTGCGTTCGGTCACGCCGGCGTGCTGGGCGATGTCGGCCACCGTCGTCTGCTCGTAGCCGCGTTCGGCGTACAGCTCCAACGCGGCCCGGGCGAGGCGTCCCCGCGCGTCCGGCTCCCAGCGTCCCATGCGAGCAAGTGTAGGTGATGGCAGCTTCTGACATCGCGTGCTAGCGTCGATGTCATAAGCTGACATCACCTTGGGAGTGTGTGCAACATGCGGGTATTCGTCACCGGAGCGTCCGGCTGGATCGGCTCAGCCGTCGTTCCCGAACTGCTGGCCGCCGGCCACGAGGTCGTCGGGCTCGCCCGGTCCGACGAGTCGGCCCGAACCCTGGCCGAGGCCGGCGCACAGGTGCGCCGGGGGAGCCTCGACGACCTGGACAGCCTGCGTACCGGGGCCGAGGAGGCTGACGGCGTCATCCACCTCGCGTTCAAGCACGACTTCAGCGACTACGCCGGAGCCGGGCGGACCGAACGCGCCGCCGTCGAGACCATCGGCAAGGAATTGGAAGGCACCGACCGGCCGTTCCTGTTCGCCTCCGGCGTGGCCCGCCTGGCCGCCGGCCGGGTCGCCACCGAACTCGACCCCAGCCCGTTCAGCGGTCCCGACACACCGCGCGGCGGCGGCGAGACCCTCGCCCTGGCGTACGCCGACCGGGGTGTTCGCACGGTCGCGCTGCGGTTCCCGCCGACGGTCCACGGCGACGGCGACCACGGCTTCACCACGACGTTGGTGAACATCGCCCGGCAGCGCGGAGCGGCCGGCCACGTCGGCGACGGCGCGAACCGGTGGCCCGCAGTGCATCGGCTCGACGCGGCCACAGCGGTCCGCCTCGCCCTGGACAACGCGCCCGCCGGAAGTGTCGTGCACGCCGTGGCGGAAGAAGGGATCGCGACCCGCGACATCGCCGAGGTCATCGGACGCGGACTCGGCCTGCCGGTCGTCTCGGTCGCACCGGAGGACGCGGCGGAGCACTTCGGCTGGATCGCCCAGTTCTTCGCCCTCGACGCGCCCACATCCAGCGCGCTGACCCGAGAGCGGCTCGGCTGGACGCCGACCGGGCCGGGGCTGCTGGCCGACCTCCCGCACTACCTCCGCTAGAGCCGGGTTGCGCCGATGAGGACCAGGACGATCGCGACCACGCCCAGCACCGTACGCACGGTGTGGCGCGCGATCCACGGCTGTTCGAACCAGCCGCGGGCGGTGGCCAGGTCCGCATCGGACGCCGTGCGTACGTCGACCGCGTCGAGGCGCTTGTTCAGCGGGATGTTCTGGCTGACCGTGACGCCGAACGGCCCCACGATGTACGCGACGGACGCGGCGAGCAGCCAGCCGAACGCGTCCGTCCCGGCGGCCAGGATCGTGGCCAGCGGAAGCAGCACGACCGGTCCGAGGAAGGCGGGCATGAAGACCGGGTTCACGATTCGCAGGTTCGTCTTCTGCACGACCGTCACATAGGTCCGGTCGTCGACGAGCTTCAACGCGAGGTTGTTCGCGACGGCGAAGCAGAACATGAGGCCACCGGTGAGCGCGGTGAGCGTCCCGGCGAGGATGACTACGAACGTCGTGAAGTCCACGTCCCCACGATAGTGAACGGTGACCTGGTATAGGCCGCGGCTTCAGTCGTAGCATCATCCAATGCGGGTGGAACTCCGCCACCTCCGGGCGGTGTGCGAAATCGCCGACGCGGGCAGTGTCACCAAGGCCGCGGCCCGGTTGGGCCTGGCCACGCCCGCGTTGACCACGCAGCTGCAACGGATCGAGCGCATCTTCGGCGGCCGGTTGTTCGACCGGGACCACACCGGCGTACGCCCGACGGAGCTGGGCGAGCTGGTGTTGGCGCGGGCCCGGGTGCTGCTTCCGGCGGCGCAAGGGCTGGAGGAGGAGGCGACCCGCCTCGCCGAAAGCCTGTCGCAGCCGGCCGAACCGGCGGCGTACCGGCTCGGCGCGGTGAACGGACCGCTCATCGGCGGGCTCGTCGCCCGGCTCAGCGCCGACCAGCCGGCCGCACGGATCACCTCGCACCCGTCCTGGTCCACAGTAGAGCTGCAAGAGATGCTGCTCGGCGACAAACTGGACTTCGCTCTGGTCGGGATGTGCGGCGGCGCGCTCGGCGAGTCGCGGGCGGAGTTGAGCGTACGGCTGTCGTGGGAGTTGATCGCCGACGCGCCGGTGTTCATCCTGCTGGGTGCGGACCATCCGCTCGCCGCGTGCGACGAGGTCGACCTCGCCCAGCTCGCGGACGCCTTCTGGGCGGCCACGCCAGGCGACGGCTGCTTCGCCGACTGTTTCGCCGCGGCCTGCGCCCGCGCCGGGTTCACTCCCCGGCCGATCTTCGAGACCGACGTCGGCGGCTGCATCGACCTGGTGCGTACCGGGGACGCGGTCGCGTTGTGCCAGCCGACGTTCCGGGGGTCGCCCGGGGTCGCGGTGGTGCCGCTGCGCTCCGAAGGGCTGCGGTGGCGTCATCTGATCGGGTGGCGGCCGGGGTCGGCCGCCTCGGCCGCGGCCGATCAGGTCGTCGGCCACGCGCGGGCGTCGTACGCCGACGCGGTGGCCCGGAGCAGTGCGTACACCCGATGGCTGCGAGGGAACCCGGAGCCGCACGCCGCGCGATGAGACGCGATGACACCGGTGTTACTCCGAGCGTTAAGACCTCGGTGACAACTCTCGGCGAGGCGATCATCCCGTTAACGTTCGCGGCATGAAACGCGATTTCTACACCCTTTGATCCCTTCGGATAAGACTCCGGTTCGACTCCCCTCGGCGGCCGTGCCCCGCCAGGGCAGACCTGCGGTGCGGTGCGTGCCGTCGCGTCTGCCACCACCTACTGGGGAGACTTGCCGGGCGTAGGTTGGGGGCATGGATCTTCTGCCGTTCATGCCCCGACCTACGGTGACGCACCCGGGCATCGTTGTCGCCGACCCGCTCGGGTTCCGCCCGCTTCAGCTGGATCTGCACATTCCGGCGGGTGAGGGGCCCTTCCCGGTGGTGTTCTGGGTGCACGGGGGCGGGTGGATGTCCGGCAGCCGGGTCTGGCTGCCGGACTCGATCACTCCGTTCGGCTTCCATCAGCGCCTGATCGACCGGGGCTACGCCGTCGCCGACGTCGACTACCGGCTCGGCCGCGAGGCGCCGTTCCCAGCGCAGCTGGAGGACGTTCAGGCGGCCATCCGCTGGGTCCGGGGCAACGCCGGCCGCTTCGGGCTGGATCCGGGCCGGTTCGCCACGCTGGGCGAGTCCGCCGGAGGTCAGCTCGCCGCGCTGGCGGGCCTGCTGGGCAGCGGCGACACCGCCGTCCACGCGGTCGTCGACTGGTACGGCGTCTCCGATTTCCTCGCCTTGCAGGGACGTGACGATCCCAATGACAACGTGGCCATGTACCTCGGCGGAGCGCTGAGGACGGTGGCGGAGGCCGCCCGGGAGGCCAGCCCGACGCATCGGGTGCACGCGGGCGCGCCGCCGTTCCTGGCCGTGCACGGCACCGACGACCGGATCGTGCCGTTCGCGCAGTCCGTCGGGCTCGCCGACGCGCTTCGGGCGGTCGGCGTACGCTGCGACGTCGTCCCGGCCGAGGGCGGCGACCACTGCTTCGTCGGGTACGCCGACATCGGCGGCCTGATCGACACGAGCATCGATTTCCTCGACGACGTCCTGAAATGATCCGGTTGAAGAGCCCGTCCGAGATCGCCACGATGCGGGAGGCCGGGCGTGTCGTCGCGCGTACGCTGGCCGCCGTCGCCGAGGCGGCCCGGGCGGGCGTCAGCCTGAGCGAACTCGACGAGCTGGCCGCTGACCTCATCAGCGCGGCGGGGGCCGACCCGTCGTTCCTCGGCTACCGGCCCACCTGGGCGTCGACGAGGTATCCCGGCGTGCTGTGCCTGTCGGTCAACGACGCCATCGTGCACGGCATCCCCGACGGCCGGGTGCTGCGCGACGGCGATCTGCTGTCGATCGACTGCGGGGCGTACGTCGAGGGATTTCACGCCGACGCCGCGATCACGGTGGGCGTCGGCGACCTCGACGACCGGGCCCGGCACCTCAGCGAGACCACCCGGCTGGCGCTGGAGGAGGGCATCGCGGCGGTCGCCGTCGGCGGGCGGCTCAGCGACATCTCGCATGCGGTCGAGACGGTGGCCCGCGGCGCGGGGTACGGCGTGCCGCCGAACATGGGTGGGCACGGCATCGGCACGAAGATGCACGAGGACCCGCACCTGGCCAACACCGGCCGGCCCGGACGCGGCGTACGCCTGCGGGAGGGCATGGTGCTGGCGATCGAGCCGATGCTGATCGAGAGCGGCCGCGACCGGGCTCGGACCGCCCGGGACGGCTGGACGGTCCTCACCGGCGACGGCAGCCGCGCGGCGCACTGGGAGCACTCGGTCGCGGTCACGGGCGACGGCCCGGTCATCCTCACCCTGCCGTGACCGACCCGGAGACACGGTGGCGTGATGGCGCCCGGGGACACGACACCTCGCCGTGACCGCGACCGGAGACACGCTGCCGTGGCGAGGCCCGGAAAATGCCGATGACGAGCCGAAATGCGCGCGGCCTACCCTGAAGTCAGATGGATAAACCCGGCGAAACGCTTGAATAGGCGGCCGGATACGGGCACGTTGGAGCTTTGCCCAGAGTCGTCACAAGAAGGGCTCTCCACATGCTTGCCGTAACCGAGCGCGCCGCGGACGCCATCCGCGCGCTGACCGACGCACCCCAGATCCCGGACGGGTCCGGGTTGCGTATCTCGTCCGGCGAAGGTGCGGGCACGCTGCAGCTCAGCCTCGTCGCCTCGCCCGCCGACGGAGATCAGATCCTGTCCAGCGGGGACGCCCTGCTGTTCCTGGACTCCGACGCCACCTTGCTGCTGGACGAGAAGATGATCGACGCCACGATGACCGACGGCGGCGAGATCCAGTTCGTCCTCGCCGACCAGTAAGCCGATCGATAAGCACCTCGCATAGCTCTGCCTGCGGCGCCCCAGCCGGTCTGAAGACCGTGCTGGGGCGCCGCAGTGTCGGACGCCCCGGCTAGCATTTCGCCATGGCGATCAACACGCTCCAGGAACTGCACAGCCGGGCCATGCGTGCGTGCGGGGGCGCCGTCGCGCAGGCGACGCCGGCCGAGCTGGGCCGCCCGACGCCCTGTGCGGGCTGGACGCTGGCCGATCTGCTCGCACACATGACCGTGCAGGACAGCGGCTTCGCCGGGGCGGCGCGGGGCGCGGTGACCACCGTGGCCGACTGGCGCCCGGTGTACCACGGTGACGAGGCGATCGCCCGCTACGCCGAGGCCGCTGCCGACGTCGAGCAGGCATTAGCCGAAGTCGGCGTGCTCGAGCGCGCCTTCGTGATCCCCGAGTTCACCACGGGCCAGCCCATCAAGGGACCCAGCGCCGTCCGGGCCCACCTGATCGACGCCGTCGTGCACGGCTGGGACGTCGCGCGTACCTTGGGCGTGGGGTATGAGCTGGACGACGAGGTGCTCGCCGAGTCGCTGGCGATCGCAGAGTCCATTCCGGACGGAGACAACCGCGGCACCTTCTTCAGCCGCGCGGTGGCCGTCGATCCGCAGGCCGCGCCGCTCGACCGGATCGTGGCGCACCTCGGCCGGTCACCGGTCTGGCCCGACTGACTCGATCCGCCCTCGCAGCCCGGCGAAGTCCACGTCGGTCGACGTGTCGACGCGCAGCACCGGCCCGAGCGCCAATGGTTCGGCCCGCTTCGCCCACTCCGGCCACGAGTCGGCCAGCCGCTGGTCGTCCTGGTAGTGCGGCGGCCGGTCGCGGTTCGCGTACCGCTGCCTGGCGATCTCGACCGGAACCTCACACCAGAGCTCGACCACCGGGGTGCCGCGCAGCCCGGCCCGCGCGAACTCGAGGTCGCGCGGCCGGAACCACCACGATTCGAGGATGATCGTCCCGGGCAGGCCCGCGGCCAGCTGGTAGGCGGCCTCCATCGCGGCCGCGCCCAAGGCCCGCGCCGGCACGGCCGGGAAGAGCGCCCGCAGGCCGTCCTTCACGACGTCCTTCGAGATCACGGGTACGCCCAGCGCAGCGCCCAGTCCGGTCGCCAGCGTCGTCTTGCCCGAGCCCGGCAAGCCGTTCACCATCAGCAGGAGGTCAGCCACCGAGCGAGGATCTCACAAACCCCGGACACGCCGTCTGACCTGCGAATACGCTCGGACGAATGAGTACCGGAACGGTCACCACCCAAGACGGCACGAAGATCTTCTACAAGGATTGGGGAAGCGGACAGCCGGTAGTTTTCAGCCACGGCTGGCCCCTGACGGCGGACGCGTGGGACGACCAGATGTGGTACGTCGTCTCCAACGGATTCCGGGCAGTCGCCCACGATCGGCGCGGCCACGGCCGGTCGAGCCAGCCCTGGGAGGGCAACGACCTCAACACGTACGCCGACGACCTGGCCGCCGTGATCGAAGCCCTCGACCTGCGCGACATCGTGCTCGTCGGGCACTCGACCGGCGGCGGTGAGATCACCCGATACATGGCCCGGCACGGCACCGACCGTGTCGCCAAGGCGGTCCTGGTCGGCGCGATCCCGCCGCTGATGCTGCAGACCGACGCCAACCCGGAAGGTCTGCCGCGCAGCGTCTTCGACGACATCCGCGCCGGTGTGGAACGCGACCGGTCGCAGTACTGGCACGATTTGAGCATGCCGTTCTACGGCGCCAACCGGGACGGTTCGAAGGTGAGCCAGGGACTTCGGGATCACTTCTGGCTCCAGGGCATGACCGTCGGCTTCAAGGGCGCCTACGACTGCATCAAGGCGTTCTCCGAGACCGACCTGACCGAGGACTGCAAGAAGATCGACGTGCCGACGCTGATCATCCACGGCGACGACGACCAGATCGTGCCGATCGTCGCGTCGGCGAACAAGTCGTCGAAGCTCATCAAGAACAGCGAGATGAAGGTGTATCCGGGCGCGCCGCACGGGTTGACCGCGACGCACCAGGACGAGTTCAACGGCGACCTGCTGGCCTTCCTCAAGGCCTGACGGTCGTTTTGAGCTGACGCCTCATCGAGTCGATCTAGGCGGGAGATGTTGCCCAGGCAGCCGTCTCCCGCCTAGATCATCTGTCGGGCCGGGACAAACCGGGTGCCACGTTATGGCAGCTCCGCGTACGCCACGGGGCAGCCTGTCGTTAACCTTCGCGACGTGATCGGAACCTAGCGTCAGCCGAATGCAGGTCAGTCCACGGGTGAGCGCGGTCATTCCCACCTTCGGCCGGCCCGAGCTGGTGGTACGCGCGGTGCGCAGCGTACTGGCGCAGACCATGGCCGACCTGGAGGTCATCGTGGTCGTCGACGGCCCGGACGAGGCGACCGGCCAGGCGCTGACCCGGCTCGGCGATCGCCGGTTGCGGGTGATCGAACTGCCGGAGAAGGGCGGCGCGCAGAACGCCCGCAACACCGGCGTACGCGCGGCGACGGCGCCCTGGACGGCCATGCTGGACGACGACGACGAGTGGCTGCCGCAGAAGCTGGCGAAGCAGCTCGCCGCGGCGCAGGCCACCGACGCTCCGCGCCCGATCGTGGCGAGCCGCCTGCTGAACCGCACCCCGCGCGCCGAGTACGCCATGCCGCGCCGGCTGCGCCAGCCAGGCGAGCCGTGGAGCGAGTACTTCACTGTCCGCCGGGGCCTGTTCCACGGTGAGGGGTTCATCCAGACCTCGACGATCATGGCCCCGACCGAGGTGCTGCGGCAGGTGCCGTTCGCCCCGAAGGTGCCCCGGATGCAGGAGATGGACTGGGTGCTGCGGGCGCTGGGCACTGAGGGCACCGAGCTGCTCTACGTCGAGGAGCCGCTGGTGATCTGGTACCAGGACGAGAACCGGCCGCGGATCACCTTCGAGGAGAAATGGCAGCAGTCGCTGGACTGGCTGCGGCGCAACGAGTCGCTGGTGACCAAGAAGGCGTACGCGGCGATCGTGATGAGCGTCGTCAGCTCGATGGCGGCGCCGACGCACAGCCTCAAGGTGTTCTGGCTGCTGCTGCGGGAAGCCCAGCGCAAGGGCCGGCCCGGGTTCATCGACTACGTGACCTTCCTGCAGATCTGGCTGATCCCGCCCGCCCTGCGGCGTACGCTGCGCGACAAGGCATTGTCCAGAACCTCCAGTCCCCAGGCAGAGTTGGTGTGAGCGGTTCGGTCCTCATCTGGCGCAGCAGCATGCTGCCCGCCTCGGAAACGTTCGTCCGCGCGCAGGGCCTTGCCCTGACCGCATGGCAACCGACCTTCGGCGGCGCGGTGAAGGTCGAGTCACCGGTCGCGGCCGACTCCGACCTGATCGTGTTCCCGGAGACGTCGGTCGGCCGCCGGGCCTTGCTGGCGCTCAAACTCACCGGACGCTCGGCCCTGCTGCGGGCCACGCTGCGGCGGCTGAGCCCCGATCTCGTGCACGCGCACTTCGCCGGGGACGGTTGGATGATCAGCGCCGACGCGGCCGAGTCGAGGATCCCGCTGATCGTCACGGTGCACGGCTACGACGTGACCCGGTTGCCCCGCGAGTCCGGCCCGCGCGGCGTTCGCTACCGCCACCATCTGCGTACGGTGTTCGCCCGCGCGTCGCTGATCCTCGCCGTCTCCAGCTACATCCGCGACAAGACCATCGAGCTGGGGGCCGATCCGGCGAAGGTACGCGTACACCACACCGGAGTCGCACTCGACCCGGCACCGCCCGCCGCTCTCGCCGAGAAACGATGGGACCTGTTGTTCGTCGGCCGGTTCGTCGAGAAGAAGGGCGTCGACGACCTGCTCACCGCCGCCGCGCAGGTGCCGGGGAAGCCGCGGATGCTGCTGATCGGCGGCGGCCCCCTCGAAGAGCCGATGCGGCAGCGCGCCGCCGAACTAGGGCTCGACGCGACCTTCCTCGGCCCGCAGGACCCTTCCGTCGTCCGCCGCAGCATGGCCGAGTCGCGGATCTTCGTGTCGCCGTCGAAGACCGCCGCCGACGGCGACAGCGAGGGCCTGCCCACGACGATCCTGGAAGCCGCCTCGCACGGGCTGCCCACCGTGTCCACCATGCACAGTGGCATTCCCGAGGCCGTGCGGCACGACGAGACCGGCCTGCTCGGCCCGGAAGGCGACCCGGGCGCGCTGGCGGCCGACCTGCGGCGGCTGCTCGCCGACCCCGCGCTGTGCGACGCGATGGGCGAGCGGGCGCGGGCGTACGTCGCCGAGCACTTCGACCTCGCCCGGCAGACCGCCGAACTGGAGAAGATCTACGACTCGGTCGCCCGGCCCCGCTGACCGGATCCCGGCTGACGACGGACTTCCGCGCCCCTAAAGCAGGGCTCCCCCGGTGGCGTCGAGGCGCTGGCCGGTGACCCACCGTGCGTCGTCGGAGGCGAGGAACGCGACGACTCCGGCAATGCTGGGGCTCTACACGGTTCGGTGCTCCAGGGTATTCCGCAGTCCGCCCGCGACGGTGCGGATCGGCACGAGCTGGAAAGGGTCGCCGCAGTGGCGATGCTCGGATGGCCCTGAGGGCTCTTGCTGGTCTCGTACACGGGCACGACTGGTCCCAGGTCGGTCACCTCGACGACGGCCTGCTGTCACCGCTGGCGGGCAAGACCGTCGTCCTTGTGTCACCTCAGGCCGTCATGTCATGGTCGGCATCGTGACCACCAATGAGGACACCTACGGCGGTCCCGCGGCCGCGCTCTACGACGAGTTCTTTCCCATCGACAGCCGGGCGTTGAACACCGCCGCCTTCCTATCCGGCCAGGCCAGGGCTACCGGTGCGGCCGAGCCGATCGCGCTGGACCTGGGCATCGGAACCGGGCGGGTGGCCCTTCCGCTGTCCGAACGCGGCGTCAAGGTCTTCGGGGTAGACCTGGAGCCGGCGATGCTGGACGTTCTGCGTACCAAGCCAGGTGCGGACCGACTCCACGCGACACTCGGCGACATGACTGACGCCGATCTGCTCGCGTCGGCATCCGAGGGGGTGCCATACGACCTGGTGTACTGCGTGTTCGGCACGCTGACCGCGCTGCCCGACGCCAACGCGCAGCGACGCTGCCTGGCCGCGGCAGCCTCGGTGCTTGCACCGGCGGGACGCCTTGTCCTCGAAATGCCGGTGCCGGATTTGAGCTCGTTCGACAAGCAGGGGCGTCGCGTACGCCATTTAGGCCGGCGGGGCGACGGCACTGTCCTCGAGACCGGAAGGTTGAACCTGGTTACCCAGACGATCGAGTTCGAGGTGTCGACTCTCTCGCCGACGACTGGTGTGACCATGCATTCGGTTCACAGCCGCTACGTGTGGCCCCATGAACTCGAACTCATGGCCGAGCTGGCCGGGTTACAGAGTCTTGAGCAGTACGGCGGCTACGGCGGCGAGAGCTTCACCCGAGACAGCCAGGTTGTTGTGACGGTCCACATCCGGCAGCACTGACCTCCGGCCGCGTAGCGCACCCTAGACTTTAGTCGGATACCGCGCCTTCTTTCTTCCGT
This genomic interval carries:
- a CDS encoding glycosyltransferase family 2 protein, translated to MQVSPRVSAVIPTFGRPELVVRAVRSVLAQTMADLEVIVVVDGPDEATGQALTRLGDRRLRVIELPEKGGAQNARNTGVRAATAPWTAMLDDDDEWLPQKLAKQLAAAQATDAPRPIVASRLLNRTPRAEYAMPRRLRQPGEPWSEYFTVRRGLFHGEGFIQTSTIMAPTEVLRQVPFAPKVPRMQEMDWVLRALGTEGTELLYVEEPLVIWYQDENRPRITFEEKWQQSLDWLRRNESLVTKKAYAAIVMSVVSSMAAPTHSLKVFWLLLREAQRKGRPGFIDYVTFLQIWLIPPALRRTLRDKALSRTSSPQAELV
- a CDS encoding alpha/beta fold hydrolase, which produces MSTGTVTTQDGTKIFYKDWGSGQPVVFSHGWPLTADAWDDQMWYVVSNGFRAVAHDRRGHGRSSQPWEGNDLNTYADDLAAVIEALDLRDIVLVGHSTGGGEITRYMARHGTDRVAKAVLVGAIPPLMLQTDANPEGLPRSVFDDIRAGVERDRSQYWHDLSMPFYGANRDGSKVSQGLRDHFWLQGMTVGFKGAYDCIKAFSETDLTEDCKKIDVPTLIIHGDDDQIVPIVASANKSSKLIKNSEMKVYPGAPHGLTATHQDEFNGDLLAFLKA
- a CDS encoding AAA family ATPase — protein: MADLLLMVNGLPGSGKTTLATGLGAALGVPVISKDVVKDGLRALFPAVPARALGAAAMEAAYQLAAGLPGTIILESWWFRPRDLEFARAGLRGTPVVELWCEVPVEIARQRYANRDRPPHYQDDQRLADSWPEWAKRAEPLALGPVLRVDTSTDVDFAGLRGRIESVGPDR
- a CDS encoding glycosyltransferase: MSGSVLIWRSSMLPASETFVRAQGLALTAWQPTFGGAVKVESPVAADSDLIVFPETSVGRRALLALKLTGRSALLRATLRRLSPDLVHAHFAGDGWMISADAAESRIPLIVTVHGYDVTRLPRESGPRGVRYRHHLRTVFARASLILAVSSYIRDKTIELGADPAKVRVHHTGVALDPAPPAALAEKRWDLLFVGRFVEKKGVDDLLTAAAQVPGKPRMLLIGGGPLEEPMRQRAAELGLDATFLGPQDPSVVRRSMAESRIFVSPSKTAADGDSEGLPTTILEAASHGLPTVSTMHSGIPEAVRHDETGLLGPEGDPGALAADLRRLLADPALCDAMGERARAYVAEHFDLARQTAELEKIYDSVARPR
- a CDS encoding class I SAM-dependent methyltransferase, which translates into the protein MVGIVTTNEDTYGGPAAALYDEFFPIDSRALNTAAFLSGQARATGAAEPIALDLGIGTGRVALPLSERGVKVFGVDLEPAMLDVLRTKPGADRLHATLGDMTDADLLASASEGVPYDLVYCVFGTLTALPDANAQRRCLAAAASVLAPAGRLVLEMPVPDLSSFDKQGRRVRHLGRRGDGTVLETGRLNLVTQTIEFEVSTLSPTTGVTMHSVHSRYVWPHELELMAELAGLQSLEQYGGYGGESFTRDSQVVVTVHIRQH